In the genome of Natronocella acetinitrilica, one region contains:
- a CDS encoding HepT-like ribonuclease domain-containing protein, protein MTRDGQRLADYLAHILEAIDRIDRYTDDMDEEAFLDSQLVQDAVIRNIEIIGEASNNIQKRYPQFAARHPRLPLSSAYQMRNIVAHGYFKVDFAIVWRTIQHELPDLYRQIQDLPGQVPGGDHDAEHKP, encoded by the coding sequence ATGACTCGGGATGGCCAGCGCCTGGCTGACTATCTGGCGCACATTCTCGAGGCAATCGATCGCATCGATCGCTACACCGACGACATGGACGAGGAGGCGTTTCTGGATAGCCAGTTGGTCCAGGACGCCGTCATCCGCAATATTGAGATCATTGGCGAGGCCAGCAATAACATCCAGAAGCGCTACCCCCAGTTTGCCGCAAGACACCCACGGCTCCCTCTCTCCTCAGCGTACCAGATGCGCAACATCGTCGCTCACGGCTACTTCAAGGTCGATTTCGCAATCGTGTGGCGAACGATTCAGCACGAGCTGCCGGACCTCTACCGCCAGATCCAGGATCTTCCGGGGCAGGTTCCGGGGGGAGATCACGACGCCGAACACAAGCCCTGA
- a CDS encoding nucleotidyltransferase family protein encodes MKPSIALAANRSTIRQVVASHRASNARVFGSVLRGEDKDGSDLDLLIDTTPETTLFDLGAIRHELIELLGVPVDVLTPNALPDDVRARVISEARPV; translated from the coding sequence ATGAAACCCTCAATCGCACTCGCCGCGAACCGCAGCACGATCAGGCAGGTGGTTGCCTCCCACCGAGCATCGAACGCGCGCGTCTTCGGCTCGGTGCTTCGCGGCGAGGACAAGGATGGTAGCGACCTCGACCTTCTGATCGATACGACCCCGGAAACCACCCTGTTCGACCTCGGCGCCATTCGCCACGAGCTGATCGAATTGCTGGGCGTGCCTGTGGATGTTCTCACGCCGAATGCGCTGCCGGATGACGTGCGCGCTCGCGTGATCTCTGAGGCTCGACCGGTATGA
- a CDS encoding DUF4262 domain-containing protein, translating to MINQADGFDREAVLARVEALIARHGQAVISVLGVEAVGGGSADLSYTVGLSRAGLPELCISGVGEPSLHRSLLNLAADEARGGRVPQDGGTSRRVVRGLPVGFVALDAALATRELRVAAAMTGRTVQALQMLLPDPAGLLPWEPGCDPDYAAEQSRLFGHDLSRLRPRYQ from the coding sequence ATGATAAACCAGGCGGACGGCTTTGATCGGGAGGCAGTGCTTGCGCGCGTCGAGGCGCTCATTGCCAGGCACGGCCAGGCGGTCATTAGTGTGTTGGGAGTCGAGGCTGTCGGTGGCGGGAGCGCGGATCTCAGCTACACCGTGGGGCTCAGCCGGGCGGGACTGCCGGAGCTTTGCATCAGCGGCGTCGGTGAGCCCTCGCTGCACCGCTCGCTGCTGAATCTCGCCGCCGATGAGGCGCGCGGCGGCCGGGTGCCGCAGGACGGCGGCACGTCCCGTCGGGTCGTCAGGGGCCTGCCCGTTGGCTTTGTCGCCCTCGATGCCGCACTCGCCACCCGCGAGCTCCGCGTTGCCGCGGCGATGACCGGGCGCACGGTGCAGGCACTCCAGATGCTGCTGCCAGACCCCGCCGGACTCCTGCCCTGGGAGCCTGGCTGCGATCCGGACTACGCCGCCGAGCAGTCACGGCTTTTCGGCCATGACCTCTCGCGCCTCCGGCCGCGCTACCAGTAG
- a CDS encoding DUF7673 family protein, translated as MDPESIRQQLEWLRARREVTEELGVPALQRLVGVAQKGSGQSRTVRQFLLGLYNGPQWPMDLTALRGLDPDLQQDVVRVLLMDMAGPRLEVHEHIAQGEQVFRALWEREVRARGE; from the coding sequence GTGGATCCTGAGAGCATCAGACAACAACTGGAGTGGCTGCGGGCCAGACGCGAGGTGACCGAGGAACTCGGCGTGCCCGCCCTGCAGCGCCTCGTTGGCGTCGCCCAAAAGGGTAGCGGGCAGTCGCGCACCGTGCGGCAGTTCCTGCTTGGCCTCTACAACGGCCCGCAATGGCCCATGGACCTGACCGCGCTGCGCGGTCTTGACCCCGACCTCCAGCAGGACGTCGTGCGCGTGCTGCTAATGGACATGGCCGGGCCGCGCCTCGAGGTGCACGAGCACATAGCGCAGGGCGAGCAGGTGTTCCGTGCGCTCTGGGAGCGCGAGGTCCGGGCGCGCGGCGAGTGA
- a CDS encoding GNAT family N-acetyltransferase yields the protein MARFQYFDGSTRLDTAEAAALQALRADASALSLTDFDAAVDTSGLLEEGECLADYLRADDTTTFYVVEGPRGRLYGVRTMGFDFLFTRGGRAPVLCDGLEEAALVGELARDPMAWLLLPVNAPDATSRVGLERLVASSGEYRRITGAHGGERYQLLINGEPVCGAQIVDSVISTLYTRSDYRRQGLARRLIGRVLLDHPGLRHSDDRTKDGERFVANTPLRRAGEAREGLAPAP from the coding sequence ATGGCACGCTTCCAGTACTTCGACGGATCAACCCGACTCGACACGGCCGAAGCGGCTGCGCTCCAGGCGCTTCGCGCTGATGCGTCCGCCCTGTCGCTCACGGACTTCGACGCCGCCGTGGACACAAGCGGGCTGCTCGAGGAGGGTGAGTGCCTGGCGGATTACCTCCGTGCCGATGACACAACCACCTTCTACGTGGTCGAGGGGCCGCGCGGGCGCCTCTATGGCGTGCGCACCATGGGCTTTGACTTTCTTTTCACGCGGGGCGGACGTGCACCGGTACTCTGCGATGGGCTAGAGGAAGCGGCACTGGTCGGGGAGCTCGCACGCGATCCCATGGCGTGGCTGCTCCTGCCGGTGAACGCACCCGACGCCACCAGCCGCGTGGGCCTTGAGCGGCTGGTCGCCTCATCAGGGGAGTACCGTCGCATCACGGGAGCGCACGGTGGCGAGCGCTACCAGCTGCTCATCAATGGCGAGCCGGTCTGCGGGGCGCAGATCGTCGATAGCGTCATCAGCACGCTCTACACGCGCTCGGACTACCGCCGCCAGGGCCTGGCCCGGCGGCTGATCGGCCGCGTCCTGCTCGACCACCCCGGGCTTCGCCACTCGGACGATCGCACAAAGGATGGCGAGCGTTTCGTTGCCAACACCCCGCTCCGCCGGGCGGGCGAGGCCCGGGAGGGTCTTGCGCCAGCACCCTGA
- a CDS encoding phosphoadenosine phosphosulfate reductase domain-containing protein, which translates to MLNQLELFCEKTAAQVVETGGLAVARDAAVDRALGANAPCAVSVSGGKDSFAAAIATHAHLEAIGHTGPRLLIHADLGTVEWADSLPACERLAAHLGWELVVVRRAAGDMMERWESRWASSLRRYAALETLTLVLPWSTPAMRFCTSELKTNVILPALRRRYRGEVVVNVTGVRREESSARAKAPVAAELPKFRGSHTPILSWNPVVTWGEASVFDAIERSGVTGHMAYGLGMSRVSCCFCIMSNGRDMEIAVSAPDNHAIYRRMVALEAASSFGFQGTRWLADLAPQLLDDALTQAVARGKAIAAERQRLEAMIPADLRFRKGVAERLPSREEAALVASTRQTLCAHFGIEGAVALDAEGVMALYRERCLPAAA; encoded by the coding sequence ATGCTGAATCAGCTTGAACTCTTCTGCGAAAAGACAGCGGCGCAGGTCGTCGAGACGGGCGGGCTCGCGGTTGCACGGGATGCGGCTGTCGACCGCGCCCTGGGCGCGAACGCCCCCTGTGCCGTGTCGGTCTCCGGTGGCAAGGACTCGTTTGCGGCAGCCATCGCAACCCACGCTCACCTTGAGGCGATCGGTCACACCGGCCCCCGGCTTCTCATCCACGCCGATCTCGGCACGGTGGAGTGGGCGGACTCGCTGCCCGCCTGCGAGCGCCTGGCGGCGCATCTTGGCTGGGAGCTTGTGGTGGTGCGCCGCGCCGCCGGTGACATGATGGAGCGCTGGGAGAGTCGCTGGGCGTCGAGCCTGCGGCGCTACGCCGCGCTTGAGACACTCACCCTGGTGCTGCCCTGGAGCACGCCGGCAATGCGCTTTTGCACCAGCGAGCTGAAGACCAACGTGATCCTGCCCGCACTGCGCCGCCGCTACCGGGGCGAGGTGGTGGTCAACGTCACGGGGGTGCGCCGCGAGGAGAGTAGCGCACGCGCCAAGGCGCCGGTCGCAGCCGAGCTGCCGAAGTTCCGGGGCTCGCACACGCCGATCCTCTCCTGGAACCCGGTGGTCACGTGGGGCGAGGCGTCGGTCTTTGACGCCATCGAGCGCTCGGGGGTCACTGGACACATGGCCTACGGTCTTGGCATGTCCCGGGTCTCCTGCTGCTTTTGCATCATGAGTAACGGCCGCGACATGGAGATCGCGGTGAGTGCACCGGATAACCATGCCATCTACCGGCGCATGGTGGCGCTCGAGGCGGCGAGCAGCTTTGGCTTCCAGGGCACGCGCTGGCTTGCCGATCTCGCCCCGCAGCTCCTCGACGACGCGCTCACACAGGCGGTTGCCCGGGGCAAGGCGATTGCCGCCGAGCGACAGCGCCTGGAGGCGATGATCCCCGCAGACCTTCGCTTCCGCAAGGGCGTCGCCGAGCGGCTGCCAAGTCGCGAGGAGGCGGCGCTTGTCGCCTCGACCCGCCAAACGCTCTGTGCGCATTTCGGCATCGAGGGCGCCGTCGCACTCGATGCCGAGGGGGTCATGGCCCTCTATCGGGAGCGCTGCCTGCCGGCCGCCGCCTGA
- a CDS encoding helix-turn-helix transcriptional regulator, giving the protein MAKRASRGYTHYSEEAVRLLGEAIRQGRIARRMTAEELAERAGVSRGLVQRAERGEMGCTIGAVFELAAIAGVPLFEADPVAARREALPSPSGWVAAPVPVLPRRARRKKPVEPKDDF; this is encoded by the coding sequence ATGGCAAAGCGCGCCAGCAGGGGCTACACCCATTACAGCGAGGAGGCGGTTCGCCTGCTTGGCGAGGCTATTCGTCAGGGGCGGATCGCCCGGCGAATGACTGCCGAGGAGCTTGCCGAGCGTGCCGGCGTCTCGCGTGGCCTGGTGCAGCGTGCTGAGCGCGGGGAGATGGGCTGCACGATTGGCGCGGTCTTCGAGCTTGCCGCCATCGCTGGCGTGCCGCTGTTCGAGGCCGACCCCGTGGCGGCCAGGCGCGAGGCGCTGCCAAGCCCGTCCGGGTGGGTGGCGGCACCGGTGCCGGTGCTGCCGCGCCGTGCCCGCAGGAAAAAGCCAGTGGAGCCGAAGGATGATTTCTAG
- a CDS encoding type II toxin-antitoxin system HipA family toxin has protein sequence MISRAPQEAYVWVYLPGASEPVVAGRIAVDDGVYRFNYGQSYLARPDAIALYLPELPLAPGVIDPPAGMVMAGSLRDAAPDAWGRRAILHRRFGAVGAEQDTGDVDELTYLLESGSDRIGALDFQASASEYVPRIEAPASLEDLLDAARHIEEGRDLPPELGRALHHGTSIGGARPKALVVDGEGQWIAKFASSSDITNVVKAEHVAMRLASAAGLAVAPVRLVASAGRDVLLVKRFDREPAGVTWSRRAMVSALTILGLDEMQARYASYGDLADQIRLRFTHPRETLHELFARMSFNVICGNTDDHARNHAAFWDGQALTLTPAYDICPQARTGNAASQAMAIDGADRRSRLATCLAAAPAFHLGEQAARQIIEAQLAAIESHWQAIADESALSQADRRALWERAIMNPSIFDGWQ, from the coding sequence ATGATTTCTAGGGCGCCGCAGGAGGCCTATGTGTGGGTGTACCTGCCAGGGGCAAGCGAGCCCGTGGTGGCGGGGCGCATTGCCGTCGATGATGGCGTCTACCGCTTTAACTACGGCCAGAGCTACCTGGCGCGGCCTGATGCAATCGCGCTCTACCTGCCGGAGCTGCCACTGGCCCCGGGGGTGATCGACCCGCCGGCGGGCATGGTGATGGCCGGTAGCCTGCGCGATGCTGCTCCCGACGCCTGGGGTCGCCGGGCGATTCTCCACCGCCGCTTCGGCGCGGTGGGGGCGGAGCAGGATACCGGTGACGTCGATGAGCTGACCTATCTGCTCGAATCAGGATCGGATCGGATCGGCGCGCTCGACTTCCAGGCGTCGGCGAGCGAGTACGTGCCGCGCATCGAGGCACCGGCAAGCCTTGAAGATCTCCTTGATGCCGCGCGGCATATCGAGGAGGGGCGGGATCTGCCGCCTGAGCTTGGCCGGGCGCTGCACCACGGCACCTCGATTGGCGGTGCGCGACCGAAGGCGCTGGTGGTCGACGGCGAGGGACAGTGGATTGCGAAGTTCGCATCGAGCAGTGACATCACCAACGTGGTGAAGGCGGAGCATGTCGCCATGCGCCTCGCGAGCGCTGCCGGGCTTGCGGTCGCACCGGTGCGACTGGTGGCGTCGGCCGGGCGCGACGTGCTGCTGGTCAAGCGCTTTGACCGCGAGCCGGCCGGCGTCACCTGGTCGCGGCGCGCCATGGTCTCGGCACTGACCATCCTCGGTCTCGATGAGATGCAGGCGCGCTATGCGAGCTACGGGGATCTCGCTGACCAGATCCGCCTTCGCTTCACGCACCCACGGGAGACGCTGCACGAGCTTTTTGCGCGGATGAGCTTCAACGTCATCTGTGGCAACACCGATGATCATGCGCGCAATCACGCCGCGTTCTGGGACGGGCAGGCGCTGACGCTCACCCCCGCCTATGACATCTGCCCGCAGGCGCGCACCGGCAACGCCGCGAGCCAGGCGATGGCGATCGATGGCGCGGATCGGAGAAGCCGCCTTGCCACCTGCCTGGCTGCGGCCCCCGCTTTTCATCTGGGCGAGCAGGCGGCACGGCAGATCATCGAGGCGCAGCTGGCGGCCATAGAGAGCCATTGGCAGGCGATCGCGGACGAGTCCGCGCTGAGCCAGGCCGATCGCCGTGCGCTCTGGGAGCGGGCGATCATGAATCCGTCGATCTTCGATGGCTGGCAGTAA
- a CDS encoding peptidoglycan-binding domain-containing protein encodes MGRGEAGHWRAESGNAHPGAEQTWRPLPRQLLAWCVPLILLASLGLAPLPTTAGWEACNVTPYRMHVTAGRETHAGARREVLARDSQINPGHCVTLDDQPIDHNTYSYAMAVEWRSYSKQLHRGEEGDRYAWTGGEIPYCRYGRPTSLPSLDTSRILERCLASMIVSGFGAEIARDLNGIEWLTPAAFQLGPNRSTWYLLDYPSEGTQQDVDRAPVLAVQAGLRNLGYDPGPLDGLMGAQTRAAMRNFERDHGAQFPQQITRSSVAGAIAMIENAAYRVLAQRAETAKRQSAAQTEQFLREISAWFSGGLTSGQCATETNRSNQRMTRCTGHFEHADSALASSYTQRIDARLTGSFGMTHTPERDPRRADGAAGIWHLGRSYRGGASFQWCHLIHSARSGGRAHHRIDLICER; translated from the coding sequence ATGGGCAGAGGCGAGGCGGGCCATTGGCGAGCAGAGAGCGGCAACGCCCACCCCGGTGCAGAGCAGACCTGGCGCCCGCTTCCGCGACAACTGCTCGCCTGGTGCGTGCCCCTGATTCTCCTCGCCTCTCTTGGGCTCGCGCCCTTGCCGACGACGGCGGGCTGGGAGGCCTGCAACGTCACGCCCTACCGGATGCATGTCACGGCGGGACGGGAGACGCATGCCGGCGCCCGTCGGGAGGTACTCGCGCGCGATTCCCAGATCAACCCCGGCCACTGCGTGACTCTCGATGATCAGCCGATCGACCACAATACCTACTCCTATGCCATGGCTGTCGAGTGGCGGTCCTATTCCAAGCAGCTCCATAGGGGCGAGGAGGGTGATCGCTATGCCTGGACCGGCGGGGAAATCCCGTACTGCCGCTACGGTCGTCCGACATCTCTGCCCAGCCTCGATACGTCAAGAATTCTGGAAAGGTGCCTCGCGAGCATGATTGTTTCTGGTTTTGGCGCGGAGATCGCCAGGGACCTTAATGGCATCGAATGGCTGACCCCCGCTGCATTTCAATTGGGCCCAAACCGGAGCACCTGGTACCTGCTGGACTATCCTTCCGAGGGGACCCAGCAGGATGTTGATCGTGCACCGGTCCTGGCGGTGCAGGCTGGCCTGCGCAATCTCGGCTATGACCCGGGGCCACTCGATGGCCTCATGGGCGCCCAGACGCGCGCTGCAATGCGTAACTTCGAGCGTGATCATGGAGCGCAATTTCCCCAGCAGATCACACGCTCGAGTGTTGCCGGCGCCATCGCGATGATCGAGAACGCTGCCTACCGTGTCCTCGCACAGCGCGCTGAGACTGCGAAGCGGCAGTCCGCCGCGCAAACAGAGCAGTTCCTGCGCGAAATCAGCGCCTGGTTCTCCGGGGGATTAACGAGTGGTCAATGCGCGACAGAGACCAATCGCTCCAACCAGAGGATGACCAGGTGCACGGGCCACTTTGAGCACGCTGACTCGGCCCTCGCATCCAGCTACACGCAACGCATCGACGCCAGACTCACCGGCTCATTTGGGATGACGCACACCCCCGAACGTGACCCCCGTAGAGCCGACGGCGCAGCTGGGATTTGGCACCTCGGGAGAAGCTATCGCGGTGGGGCTTCTTTTCAATGGTGCCATCTCATCCATTCCGCGAGATCCGGCGGACGCGCTCACCACAGAATAGACCTCATCTGCGAGCGCTAA
- a CDS encoding UbiA family prenyltransferase, with amino-acid sequence MSETTESRPDPAMRALIGRHVEYADRLRTQHTISWTLFGVGMLVLAVIASEAGPESLVLSAAGLLLYVLYTRKRDRLGAALATECRQLTRPRFGDDHRAARDYIETQKRLSGCYEAPRGSGRDPQAWLTL; translated from the coding sequence ATGTCCGAGACGACCGAGTCACGGCCAGATCCCGCCATGCGAGCGCTGATCGGGCGCCATGTCGAATACGCCGACAGGCTGCGCACCCAGCACACCATCTCCTGGACGCTCTTTGGCGTCGGCATGCTGGTGCTTGCGGTGATCGCGAGTGAGGCAGGCCCTGAGAGCCTGGTCCTCTCCGCCGCCGGGCTGCTGCTCTACGTGCTCTACACCAGAAAGCGCGATCGCCTCGGCGCGGCGCTTGCCACCGAGTGCCGCCAGCTGACCCGGCCGCGCTTTGGCGATGATCACAGGGCGGCGCGGGACTACATCGAGACGCAAAAGCGATTGAGCGGCTGTTACGAAGCACCCCGGGGCAGCGGCCGGGACCCGCAGGCGTGGCTTACCCTGTGA
- a CDS encoding dATP/dGTP pyrophosphohydrolase domain-containing protein: MSESATMPTLRTYDFAAHLERQRAFSEETFGPGARTRGLVDHIRKEIIEVADAPDDLVEWIDLALLFLDGAWRAGLSAAEVLLLLGAGGMAASRDLVTYLTVAGVDAAELEEPGARRRLEEIAQRLEAAAAGDRPAWVSGARHALCGALAAGHKPGAVAGALNWKLARNEARDWPDWREADPDRAIEHLRERRGPAAGRGSAPA, translated from the coding sequence ATGAGTGAGTCAGCAACGATGCCGACACTTCGCACCTACGATTTTGCAGCACACCTTGAGCGCCAGCGGGCGTTCTCCGAGGAGACCTTCGGTCCCGGGGCGAGAACCCGGGGGCTTGTCGATCACATCCGAAAGGAGATCATCGAGGTGGCGGATGCGCCCGATGACCTGGTGGAGTGGATCGACCTCGCGCTGCTGTTTCTGGATGGCGCCTGGCGCGCCGGACTAAGCGCAGCCGAGGTTCTACTGCTCCTCGGCGCGGGCGGCATGGCCGCCTCCCGGGATCTGGTCACCTACCTCACGGTTGCAGGCGTCGACGCGGCGGAGCTTGAAGAGCCCGGTGCACGCCGTCGTCTTGAGGAGATCGCCCAGCGCCTGGAGGCGGCGGCCGCAGGCGACCGCCCGGCCTGGGTCTCCGGCGCGCGGCACGCGCTCTGTGGTGCGCTTGCCGCCGGGCACAAACCGGGTGCGGTGGCTGGAGCGCTGAACTGGAAGCTTGCCCGCAACGAGGCGCGCGACTGGCCGGACTGGCGAGAGGCCGACCCGGACCGGGCGATCGAGCATCTGCGTGAGCGTCGCGGGCCTGCCGCGGGCCGCGGCTCGGCGCCTGCATGA
- a CDS encoding DUF3085 domain-containing protein, with the protein MSTMKPLFFRVGVVRALVEHAQSASLHSPTFAQSYEGEYLKPGVDLMQADGTRRFPKADDIDLGRVPAGLHLVGDSGVYLMSNGEPRQLVAPGSKESLCAYAVGIDPEAFDFDGWWERKREVFGGDDGVEFLPLDNLEALLKGASDDDYITIMMNPESFRLHSETLPRGAVVAALAEFYPDLHAQLKPQRFRVLERSDREAGASPDPGLH; encoded by the coding sequence ATGAGCACGATGAAACCCCTCTTCTTCCGCGTCGGTGTCGTCCGCGCACTGGTCGAGCACGCCCAGTCCGCATCGCTCCACTCGCCGACCTTCGCGCAGTCCTATGAGGGCGAGTACCTGAAGCCAGGCGTTGATCTCATGCAGGCCGATGGCACGCGGCGCTTCCCCAAGGCCGATGACATTGACCTCGGCCGCGTCCCCGCCGGGCTCCACCTGGTGGGTGACTCCGGCGTCTACCTCATGAGTAATGGCGAGCCGCGCCAGCTGGTCGCGCCGGGCTCCAAGGAGTCGCTCTGCGCCTACGCGGTGGGGATCGACCCGGAGGCCTTCGACTTCGACGGCTGGTGGGAGCGCAAGCGCGAAGTCTTCGGCGGCGATGATGGTGTTGAGTTTCTGCCGCTCGATAACCTGGAGGCGCTCCTCAAAGGGGCCTCCGATGACGACTACATCACCATCATGATGAACCCGGAGTCGTTCCGGCTGCACAGCGAGACGCTGCCCCGCGGCGCCGTGGTCGCCGCGCTTGCCGAGTTCTACCCGGATCTCCACGCGCAGCTAAAGCCCCAGCGTTTCCGCGTGCTTGAGCGCTCGGATCGCGAGGCGGGCGCTTCACCCGACCCGGGGCTCCACTAG
- a CDS encoding sigma-54 dependent transcriptional regulator, whose amino-acid sequence MVQLVLYDRDVARAERTAAVLRFTGHEVACAHAPDTALPLITGTTPALALVTLEAANDPATSVIHACDTASPAIPALALAPPGGTPPPRASMPACYLGTLELPLRQAELEAALTQALARNARSRARKQARDSGAVRLAGQSTSMRAVRQLIGQVAASGASVLILGESGTGKEVVARAIHAASPRSEGAFVPINCGAIPAELLESELFGHEKGAFTGALNARQGRFELAQGGTIFLDEIGDMSLNMQVKLLRVLQERVFERVGSNRSIRADVRILAATHRDLEARIREGLFREDLFYRLNVFPIHMPALRERTGDIPELVDELGARLEAAGRASVHFTPQALSALAAHAWPGNVRELANLIERMAIIKPFGRITLEDLPARYQGAKPGNPEEVQRELPAHTPVAPLERAPVPGQIAVNWSDGGVDLRELIAGLEESLIRQALESADGVVARAAERLGLRRTTLVEKLRKYGIERD is encoded by the coding sequence GTGGTGCAACTTGTCCTCTACGATCGCGATGTCGCCCGCGCCGAGCGCACCGCTGCGGTGCTGCGCTTTACCGGCCACGAGGTGGCCTGTGCCCATGCCCCTGACACCGCGCTGCCCCTGATCACCGGCACCACCCCCGCGCTCGCCCTGGTGACCCTGGAGGCGGCCAACGACCCGGCCACCTCCGTGATCCACGCCTGCGATACGGCAAGCCCCGCGATCCCGGCACTGGCACTCGCCCCACCGGGCGGGACGCCGCCGCCCAGGGCCTCCATGCCAGCCTGCTACCTCGGCACCCTCGAGCTGCCCTTGCGCCAGGCGGAGCTCGAAGCCGCCCTCACCCAGGCGCTCGCCCGCAACGCCCGCTCGCGGGCGCGCAAGCAGGCGAGGGACTCAGGCGCCGTGCGCCTCGCCGGCCAGAGCACATCGATGCGCGCGGTGCGCCAGCTGATCGGCCAGGTCGCGGCCTCCGGGGCGAGCGTGCTGATCCTCGGCGAGTCGGGCACCGGCAAGGAGGTCGTCGCCCGCGCCATCCACGCGGCAAGCCCCCGGTCCGAGGGGGCGTTCGTGCCGATCAACTGTGGCGCGATCCCCGCCGAACTCCTCGAAAGCGAGCTCTTCGGCCACGAGAAGGGGGCGTTTACCGGCGCGCTCAATGCCCGCCAGGGGCGCTTTGAGCTCGCCCAGGGCGGCACGATCTTCCTCGATGAGATCGGCGACATGAGCCTCAACATGCAGGTCAAGCTCCTGCGCGTGCTCCAGGAGCGGGTGTTCGAGCGCGTTGGCAGCAACCGCTCCATCCGCGCCGATGTGCGCATCCTCGCCGCCACCCATCGCGATCTCGAGGCGCGCATCCGTGAGGGGCTCTTCCGCGAGGACCTCTTCTACCGCCTGAATGTCTTCCCGATCCACATGCCGGCGCTGCGCGAGCGCACGGGCGACATTCCCGAGCTCGTCGATGAGCTTGGCGCGCGCCTTGAGGCGGCCGGCCGCGCCTCCGTGCACTTCACCCCCCAGGCGCTCTCCGCCCTCGCCGCCCACGCCTGGCCAGGCAACGTGCGCGAGCTTGCCAACCTGATCGAGCGCATGGCGATCATCAAGCCATTCGGGCGCATCACCCTGGAAGACCTTCCCGCCCGCTACCAGGGCGCAAAACCTGGCAATCCCGAGGAGGTCCAGCGCGAGCTGCCAGCGCACACACCCGTTGCGCCACTTGAGCGCGCACCGGTCCCCGGACAGATCGCCGTCAACTGGTCGGATGGCGGCGTCGATCTCAGGGAGTTGATCGCCGGGCTCGAGGAGTCGCTGATCCGCCAGGCGCTTGAGAGCGCCGATGGGGTCGTTGCCCGCGCCGCCGAGCGCCTCGGCCTTCGCCGCACCACCCTGGTGGAGAAGCTCAGGAAGTACGGTATCGAGCGCGACTAG